DNA from Acipenser ruthenus chromosome 23, fAciRut3.2 maternal haplotype, whole genome shotgun sequence:
ACTTTCCACGCGCTTACCCTTATGTTTTGTCGTTTCATTGCACGAGATATTTGCATGACTGTGTCATTTTGCCGTAGTCCTAGTATGTGACATTTCAATGGAATTCGTTTTGAACAGCAGGAAATAAAATTGCATGGCGTGTAACAAAACAAGTCAATGCTAATGAGCTGGCTTTACAGAGATCAGAATCATACAGCATACGACTTGGCCGGTTTAGTGTCTTGTGAGGGATACAAATAGCGCAAGCAATCGCAACAGCGCACTTCccgtgattaataataataataataacaatcacgCACCGAGTTTCACAGAACTGTGGTCTTTAACACAAGTTTTACTCAGATCTAGTTAACTCGATGTAAGCCTGAACCAAGTCTTGACTTGGACATCATAACCACGAAATCAATGCGGTATCTTGTTACAGTGGTCCTAGCAGATCTTAACTACCAATAATACTGCAGAGCGGCCCGAAGAAGTCTGCCGCGGTCTGCATGTCAAGACCCCACAGCGCCACCAAGCACCACTTCATTCAGTGCGCTTGACTGAAACAAGCCCGTAGAATCACGCAAAGTTCTTAAGCCGTGTACGTTCAACACAGCAGGTTATTGTTCGTGCAGTACTGGTCGATCCCGCCAGTGTCTGTCATCAAAGCACGCTGCTTTGAGAACCATACTGAAACACTGGAAGACTCATGGCAATGCAGAGGAAAGATATGTTGTGATTTTAACACAGTACATATCCTTGTGTGTGTACGTAAGCAAGAGAATAGGACTATGAAATCGACAGCTGACGCTACTGGGTTTGTTCAGTTTTAATTGTATTCTAGAATAGCAGCGTTTCATTTCTGGACTCGCGAGTTTAACGTCCGGTCTGTTCACAGGCTGGCGCTTCTGCTTTCCTTCTGTGTCTTTCCTTCAGTCAAATCATCTTCCAAAATGTGACTTAAAGTACAAGCCGTTTCAAAGTAGAGCTGCTGCAGTCTGCAAAGCACAACATGTAGATCAGAAACGCACATACATGTCAAAGCACACACAAATCTGTACATGCCGGAAATGGAAGAGGCGTCAATCACCAAACATGAGCGCATCATTCAATCTAATATGTCGTCTCTCGCAAGTCACCTGGAACAGCTGAGCAAAAGAACAGCCTCAATACCTTAACATTAAACGGAGCTTAGCTTTTATTTGCAAGCGGAATATCCTTTTATTCAAATCGTGCAAGAGACGGGTTTTAAGGTTAATAATGAGTATCACATTTCAAGTTCAGAAAGCTGCAGGATGCAAATACGCTGCAGACAAGTTGAAGCACCAATCCGGCTGGCAAACACGGCTCTGCTTCGATTCTTCACTGCAAAGGAGCTAATCATGCGAAGGAGTCACGTTTCAAGCTCTATTAACATGAAATCTACACACTCATTATGCTCTAATACGTTGCATACAGTAACCTGACGCTTGCATTGACTCAGTCAATCtgtcaaacaaataaaacagccaGGTGTCAGAATGGCAATAAAGcaatattcaaaatcataaatgTGACTTGCAATAAAAGCATCAGGTTGTTGTGTGTCTCTCTCGCTTCCTACCTCAAAAGGCTGTGCAAGCTCCCCTGACAGTGCTAACCTGACTGTTACTGTTTCTGCTGCTGTGCCCAGGTAGACCTGTGTCTAGAGTATTGATCCCTGCTGTCAGTGTACACTGGAATCAGAAGCAGACACTGAAACTCACCTGAAAGGAAAGTCATCTGCCTGGCTCATGATTCGGCAGCACTGGAAACCACAAAAGGTAAGACAGCCCTAATGAAGTATTAATAGAATACTACAGTGGCCTGTCTGAACGGAGCATGCTGATTGGCTAAACAAGATTCCACACAGTGCTGTGGTTCTCCGGCCTCCTCACTGAGCTTCTGTTTTCCTTCAGTGCTGCAGATTCCGAGCATTGCTGTGAATTTAGCGTACAGCTCAACAACGCACCTGGCAGTCAGGTCATTGCACAACAATGAACGCACGCCTTGGTGTGCCTTAATGCTAGACTCTGTACCCGATCTGTCAATAGGGTTAAGCCAAGGTCACCAATTCAATGGTACAACCTGCAGGTGCTAAAACTGAGAAGTCTCGGGACAGAATGACCTCACCCAGGGGTCACTAGTTAACAAACTATTGCCATCATATGAACCCACTGTACTGTAAGAAATCTACACACACTGAACCCACTGTACTGTAAGGAAGCTCACACACATGTAATACTGTAGGATTGCTCTGGCAATACAGGATACTAGTGGGGTTGTTTTTATCAACCATGGAAACAGTGCAGGTGAGATGCTAATAAAAGACAAATGCAGACTGTGGACATGATGGCAGCCTGGTAACCTTCATTAGAAAGGTGGGGAATAGCCTGCTGTATGAAACTGTATTAGAAACTGTATTACCTTTGCAAAGTGTTGTCCTGGTGGTCTAAAGAGGTCAAGTAGATATCAATGAAGGATAAGCTTGTATAGAGATCATCCGTAACCAAGTAATCACTGTGCCGCAGGGTCTTTCTGAACCTCTCCACAAGTTCACTGAATTTGTTCAAGTCATTGGTTGTCTAAGAGAAGGGAATGGATGGGACAGCCAGGTGAATTTCAGCGAGTGCCTATCGCAGTATGCTTTTCCGTTTGCAATGCAGACAGCTCTGTTAACGCTTGAGATTGTTCTCTCTACAGTCTAGACTGGGGCACTCGCCTGGTTCTGGATCAGCTGCCTGacttcctgctgctgcttctttatGATTTCCTGCTTCTTCTGTGCGAGAGTGATTTCACGCTCTGTCTGGAGCTCCTTCTCAAAACACTTTGTGGAGTGCTAAGACATTGAACAAATAGCAGTAATGCTCCACTATTATCAGTAGAAGTAGTAGTAGTTTTATCAAGACTCTCATGGAAGCTGCAGTCAAGGCATACCTGAATTTCCATAATCACCACTCCGATGAACATGTTGAAGAAGATGAAATATCCCAGTAGAATGAAAACAATTGTAAAAATGCGGCTGGATGTAAACCCCAAAACATCAAGCTTACTTTGTAGGTCTGTCCAGCCATCAACCTGCACAACATAAACAACAAggcagtgatatatatatatatatatatatatatgtagagagagagagagagagagagagagagagagagagagagagagagagagagagagagagagagagagagagagagagagagagagagagagagagagagagagcgagaacgagaacgagagaaGCAACAGAAGGCCATTACAGCTTGGGCTTTATGCTACTCGATGAGATTTATGTATATGAAATGTAATTTATGGAAAGGGCAAAGTAGAACACTGCTCCCCTGCTCACAATTACCCACCACAGCACCCTTCAGGACATTGTGTTTTTGGCACAGTTTGTGTTTCTAATTGGGGTTGGCTTTCATCCTCTTGCTAAGCCGTAAGAGCACATGACCTAACCACCCCGTTACTGAAAAGCTTACCGTTACTAAACTGAAGAGGGTGAACAGCGCCGATCCCAGGTCACCCCAGTTATCAGGATCTCCAGTCTCGGGGTCCCCAAAGAAATAATACCCCATTATAGCAAAGACAAACATGAGCAAGAATAGCAAGACCAGGACATAAACAACACTCTTCAAGGTCTTGAACAAGGCTTCTGTCAGAGCCTAAAAAAATACAAGAAGAATATTTATAAGAAGCATGGTCAGGTAGAGCAACACTGGCACACAGAGGAAGGCTCACTCTTTATgtctctttttatatttgttttcagaTAAAGAAAATCAGAAGAGCACAGAAAGCAGgcctcaatggaagtgcagaataaacactggcactgttactcaatggaagtgcagaatgaacactggcactgttactcaatgaagcctcaatggaagtgcagaatgaacactggcactgttactcaatgaagcctcaatggaagtgcagaatgaacactggcactgttactcaatgaagcctcaatggaagtgcagaatgaacactggcactgttactcaatggaagtgcagaatgaacactggcactgttactcaatggaagtgcagaatgaacactggcacggttactcaatgaagcctcaatggaagtgcaaaatgaacATTGACACTGTTACTCAATGaagcctcaatggaagtgcagaatgaatactggcactgttactcaatgaagcctcaatggaagtgcaaaatgaacATTGACACTGTTACTCAATGaagcctcaatggaagtgcagaatgaatactggcactgttactcaatgaagcctcaatggaagtgcagaatgaacactggcactgttactcaatggaagtgcagaatgaacactggcactgttacttaatggaagtgcagaatgaacactggcactgttactcaatgaagcctcaatggaagtgcagaatgaacactggcactgttactcaatgaagcctcaatggaagtgcagaatgaacactggcactgttactcaatgaagcctcaatggaagtgcagaatgaacactggcactgttactcaatgaagcctcaatggaagtgcagaatgaacactggcactgttactcaatgaagcctcaatggaagtgcagaatgaacactgacactgttactcaatggaagtgcagaatgaacactggcactgttactcaatggaagtgcagaatgaacactggcactgttacttaatggaagtgcagaatgaacactggcacggttactcaatgaagcctcaatggaagtgcagaatgaacactggcactgttactcaatgaagcctcaatggaagtgcagaatgaacactggcactgttactcaatgaagcctcaatggaagtgcagaatgaacactggcactgttactcaatggaagtgcagaatgaacactgacactgttactcaatggaagtgcagaatgaacactggcactgttacttaatggaagtgcagaatgaacactggcacggttactcaatgaagcctcaatggaagtgcagaatgaacactggcactgttactcaatgaagcctcaatggaagtgcagaatgaacactggcactgttactcaatgaagcctcaatggaagtgcagaatgaacactggcactgttactcaatggaagtgcagaatgaacactggcactgttactcaatggaagtgcagaatgaacactggcactgttactcaatgaagcctcaatggaagtgcagaatgaacactggcactgttactcaatgaagcctcaatggaagtgcagaatgaacactggcactgttactcaatgaagcctcaatggaagtgcagaatgaacactggcactgttactcaatggaagtgcagaatgaacactggcactgttactcaatggaagtgcagaatgaacactggcactgttactcaatgaagcctcaatggaagtgcagaatgaacactggcactgttactcaatggaagtgcagaatgaacactggcactgttactcaatgaagcctcaatggaagtgcagaatgaacactggcactgttactcaatgaagcctcaatggaagtgcagaatgaacactggcactgttactcaatgaagcctcaatggaagtgcagaatgaacactggcactgttactcaatggaagtgcagaatgaacactggcactgttactcaatggaagtgcagaatgaacactggcactgttactcaatgaagcctcaatggaagtgcagaatgaacactggcactgttactcaatggaagtgcagaatgaacactggcactgttactcaatgaagcctcaatggaagtgcagaatgaacactggcactgttactcaatgaagcctcaatggaagtgcagaatgaacactggcactgttactcaatgaagcctcaatggaagtgcagaatgaacactggcactgttactcaatggaagtgcagaatgaacactggcactgttactcaatgaagcctcaatggaagtgcagaatgaacactggcactgttactcaatggaagtgcagaatgaacactggcactgttactcaatggaagtgcagaatgaacactggcacggttactcaatgaagcctcaatggaagtgcaaaatgaacATTGACACTGTTACTCAATGaagcctcaatggaagtgcagaatgaatactggcactgttactcaatgaagcctcaatggaagtgcaaaatgaacATTGACACTGTTACTCAATGaagcctcaatggaagtgcagaatgaatactggcactgttactcaatgaagcctcaatggaagtgcagaatgaacactggcactgttactcaatggaagtgcagaatgaacactggcactgttacttaatggaagtgcagaatgaacactggcacggttactcaatgaagcctcaatggaagtgcagaatgaacactggcactgttactcaatgaagcctcaatggaagtgcagaatgaacactggcactgttactcaatgaagcctcaatggaagtgcagaatgaacactggcactgttactcaatgaagcctcaatggaagtgcagaatgaacactggcactgttactcaatgaagcctcaatggaagtgcagaatgaacactgaCAGTGTtactcaatggaagtgcagaatgaacactggcactgttactcaatggaagtgcagaatgaacactggcactgttacttaatggaagtgcagaatgaacactggcacggttactcaatgaagcctcaatggaagtgcagaatgaacactggcactgttactcaatgaagcctcaatggaagtgcagaatgaacactggcactgttactcaatgaagcctcaatggaagtgcagaatgaacactggcactgttactcaatggaagtgcagaatgaacactgacactgttactcaatggaagtgcagaatgaacactggcactgttacttaatggaagtgcagaatgaacactggcacggttactcaatgaagcctcaatggaagtgcagaatgaacactggcactgttactcaatgaagcctcaatggaagtgcagaatgaacactggcactgttactcaatgaagcctcaatggaagtgcagaatgaacactggcactgttactcaatgaagcctcaatggaagtgcagaatgaacactggcactgttactcaatgaagcctcaatggaagtgcagaatgaacactggcactgttactcaatggaagtgcagaatgaacactgacactgttactcaatggaagtgcagaatgaacactggcactgttactcaatTGAGCTGTGGATGACCTGCAGGCCCCGGATGAAGGACACAGTCTTCAGCATCCTCAGAGTTCTGACTGCTCGGATCATGCGCAGAGACTTGAGAGAGCGGGTACTGGCCCCCGACGTGTTCATGAACATGGGGATGAAGGAGAGGGCGAGGATGAAGGCGTCAAACACATTGTAGCCACTCTTCCAATAGCCCCTCCACTCAACATACACCTTCATCAGGAACTCCATGGTGTAGATCGCCTGGAACAGCTGGTCCACAATCTGCACAAAACAGCCTGACCTGGTTACCTCCACATGCACTCTGTACAGATATATAAACAGGTTTCAAAAGACCGTGCCGTGAATCCACTTTACTGCTCGATACTCACCTCAAAGAACCCAAAGAGTCGGTATTTAAGGTCATAATCCGTCTCCAGCGCCATGAAAAGCGCGTTCAGTAAAATGGTTGTCATGATTACCCCGTTGAACAGGGATCTCTGGGTAATTCTGGTAACATAGTTATGGAATTCAAAATCTCTTCTCCTGTAACAAATCACCGAGTCACACAGTGTGCCTAACACTTACAGTGAATGCAATCAGAAACAAGACACACAGGTAGATACACTGGCTGTGTGAAGTGTGCTGCTCAGTGACAGAACCCTCTCAGCTCCGcttctgagcagctcagagctacAGTGCAGATTCCATCGGGGATCTGAGTGAAGGGAAACATTCTCGCTCTGAGCCGCTCGGTTACTTAATACACCCGCTGTCCCAGCTGTGGTCCAATACCATAGAGTTAATGAACTTAACCCTTCACAGCATGGGGTAGCAACAAAGACCAAATTGCGATCTTTTCATTATCTTCCATCTGACATAATGggttataataaatacaaaaacaaagtttcaTATACAATGAGTGAATTATTTAACTGCTAAAGAATACAAATACAAGTTAGCAGTTACTGGTATGTTCCTTACACTTTCTTTCTTGATGTGGACAGACTCTCATCCGTGTTCCAGTCCGAGAATCTCCTCAGTGCTATCTGGCTGTGTCCCCAGGGAATAAAAAAGGGAGCGGTTGTGCTTTCTTCAGTCTCAGATTGCAGTTCCATCTCCAGATCTCACAGGCTTTGAATGCGCACCCTTCTGGAAACTCCACTACCACAAGGTATCGGGTGGCGCTGTGAGGTCATAAAGCAGCTTTGTGACATCACAATACAGCGTCCTAAAATCTTCAGTCCTGATCGGTAAAGGTTACAGCAATGAGGTGGCATTCAGATTAGAATTGGGTATTTCAAATGGGGTGAACCAGATAAAAATGAGACCTATAGAGCAAAACTACACCAGTGAGTAAGATTTCAGTGTCTCTGGAGTTACCACTTCCTGTAGCTTCGAGCACATACAGATTTctctttatgtatttgtttatagtCATTCAGTCTCGTCTTGTTGGTCAATTTCAGACACTGATAATAAGCATGAGATGAATACACCTATACCTATAGAAAATAAACAAAGGTTATTAATCTTTAATTTATAAACTTCTCCTCCTCCGATATGAGAGCGGATTGAGGGGTTGGATGGTTGCCTAGCGATGGGATAGTCCTGCCAGCAATCTATAACTGCGCTACAGAAAGCACTGCCGAGTCCCCCCGAGCAatgctgtttatcacagcactgccgagtcacctcgatcaacgctgtttatcacagcactgccgagtcacctcgatcaacgctgtttatcacagcactgccgagtcccccgagcactgccgagtcacctcgatcaacgctgtttatcacagcactgccgagtcaccacgatcaacgctgtttatcacagcactgccgagtcacctcgatcaacgctgtttatcacagcactgccgagtcacctcgatcaacgctgtttatcacagcactgccgagtccccccgatcaacgctgtttatcacagcactgccgagtcacctcgatcaacgctgtttatcactgcactgccgagtcacctcgatcaacgctgtttatcacagcactgccgagtcacctcgatcaacgctgtttatcacagcactgccgagtccccctcgatcaacgctgtttatcacagcactgccgagtcacctcgatcaacgctgtttatcacagcactgccgagtcacctcgatcaacgctgtttatcacagcactgccgagtcacctcgatcaacgctgtttatcacagcactgccgagtccccccgagcactgccgagtcacctcgatcaacgctgtttatcacagcactgccgagtcccccgagcactgccgagtcacctcgatcaacgctgtttatcacagcactgccgagtcaccacgatcaacgctgtttatcacagcactgccgagtcacctcgatcaacgctgtttatcacagcactgccgagtcccccgagcactgccgagtcacctcgatcaacgctgtttatcacagcactgccgagtcccccgagcactgccgagtcacctcgatcaacgctgtttatcacagcactgccgagtcaccacgatcaacgctgtttatcacagcactgccgagtcacctcgatcaacgctgtttatcacagcactgccgagtcacctcgatcaacgctgtttatcacagcactgccgagtcaccacgatcaacgctgtttatcacagcactgccgagtcccccgagcactgccgagtcacctcgatcaacgctgtttatcacagcactgccgagtcccccgagcactgccgagtcacctcgatcaacgctgtttatcacagcactgccgagtccccccgagcactgccgagtcacctcgatcaacgctgtttatcacagcactgccgagtcacctcgatcaacgctgtttatcacagcactgccgagtcacctcgatcaacgctgtttatcacagcactgccgagtcccccgagcactgccgagtcacctcgatcaacgctgtttatcacagcactgccgagtcccccgagcactgccgagtcacctcgatcaacgctgtttatcacagcactgccgagtcaccacgatcaacgctgtttatcacagcactgccgagtcacctcgatcaacgctgtttatcacagcactgccgagtcccccgagcactgccgagtcacctcgatcaacgctgtttatcacagcactgccgagtcacctcgatcaacgctgtttatcacagcactgccgagtcacctcgatcaacgctgtttatcacagcactgccgagtcacctcgatcaacgctgtttatcacagcactgccgagtcccccgagcactgccgagtcacctcgatcaacgctgtttatcacagcactgccgagtcaccacgatcaacgctgtttatcacagcactgccgagtcacctcgatcaacgctgtttatcacagcactgccgagtcacctcgatcaacgctgtttatcacagcactgccgagtcaccacgatcaacgctgtttatcacagcactgccgagtcccccgagcactgccgagtcacctcgatcaacgctgtttatcacagcactgccgagtcacctcgatcaacgctgtttatcacagcaatgccgagtcacctcgatcaacgctgtttatcacagcactgccgagtcccccgagcactgccgagtcacctcgatcaacgctgtttatcacagcactgccgagtcaccacgatcaacgctgtttatcacagcactgccgagtcacctcgatcaacgctgtttatcacagcactgccgagtcccccgagcactgccgagtcacctcgatcaacgctgtttatcacagcactgccgagtcacctcgatcaacgctgtttatcacagcactgccgagtcacctcgatcaacgctgtttatcacagcactgccgagtcacctcgatcaacgctgtttatcacagcactgccgagtccccccgatcaacgctgtttatcacagcactgccgagtcacctcgatcaacgctgtttatcactgcactgccgagtcacctcgatcaacgctgtttatcacagcactgccgagtcacctcgatcaacgctgtttatcacagcactgccgagtcacctcgatcaacgctgtttatcacagcactgccgagtcacctcgatcaacgctgtttatcacagcactgccgagtcacctcgatcaacgctgtttatcactgcactgccgagtcacctcgatcaacgctgtttatcacagcactgccgagtcacctcgatcaacgctgtttatcacagcactgccgagtcacctcgatcaacgctgtttatcacagcactgccgagtcacctcgatcaacgctgtttatcacagcactgccgagtcacctcgatcaacgctgtttatcacagcactgccgagtcaccacgatcaacgctgtttatcacagcactgccgagtcacctcgatcaacgctgtttatcacagcactgccgagtcacctcgatcaacgctgtttatcacagcactgccgagtcacctcgatcaacgctgtttatcacagcactgccgagtcacctcgatcaacgctgtttatcacagcactgccgagtcacctcgatcaacgctgtttatcacagcactgccgagtcacctcgatcaacgctgtttatcacagcactgccgagtcaccacgatcaacgctgtttatcacagcactgccgagtcacctcgatcaacgctgtttatcacagcactgccgagtcccCCCGAGCAatgctgtttatcacagcactgccgagtcacctcgatcaacgctgtttatcacagcactgccgagtccccccgatcaacgctgtttatcacagcactgccgagtcacctcgatcaatgctgtttatcacagcactgccgagtcccCCCGAGCAatgctgtttatcacagcactg
Protein-coding regions in this window:
- the LOC117412773 gene encoding cation channel sperm-associated protein 3-like — encoded protein: MFPFTQIPDGICTVALSCSEAELRGRRDFEFHNYVTRITQRSLFNGVIMTTILLNALFMALETDYDLKYRLFGFFEIVDQLFQAIYTMEFLMKVYVEWRGYWKSGYNVFDAFILALSFIPMFMNTSGASTRSLKSLRMIRAVRTLRMLKTVSFIRGLQALTEALFKTLKSVVYVLVLLFLLMFVFAIMGYYFFGDPETGDPDNWGDLGSALFTLFSLVTVDGWTDLQSKLDVLGFTSSRIFTIVFILLGYFIFFNMFIGVVIMEIQHSTKCFEKELQTEREITLAQKKQEIIKKQQQEVRQLIQNQTTNDLNKFSELVERFRKTLRHSDYLVTDDLYTSLSFIDIYLTSLDHQDNTLQRLQQLYFETACTLSHILEDDLTEGKTQKESRSASL